From the Solanum lycopersicum chromosome 10, SLM_r2.1 genome, one window contains:
- the LOC138338781 gene encoding uncharacterized protein, with protein sequence MDISWLMLHAHQVKESSLRKRKREAKRAKSFESGSSKSRLDVQDKPKFEKRFSNQVPSYFTKNFNDRGSNPKPQKGRNVDPPKERPTCGSVSGHMVNDFPNVKSQCKGNGRTQPSGPSFKSPKRNRFYAFKARGEHKNSPSVVMGMLQAFPINACVVLDPGATLCFVTSLVARKFDVIPDVLIEPFPVCTLMGDSVVAKRVYRKCPVMLPNRVTLADLVENDMFDFDIILGLD encoded by the exons ATGGATATTTCTTGGTTGATGCTTCATGCTCATCAGGTTAAGGAAAGTAGTctaaggaagaggaagagggaAGCTAAGAGGGCAAAGTCATTTGAAAGTGGTTCTTCTAAGAGTAGGCTTGatgttcaagacaagcctaagttTGAGAAGAGGTTTTCCAATCAGGTTCCTTCTTATTTCACCAAGAATTTCAATGATAGAGGTTCTAATCCAAAACCTCAAAAGGGGAGAAATGTTGATCCACCAAAAGAGAGACCAACTTGTGGTAGTGTG agtggCCATATGGTGAATGATTTTCCTAATGTGAAAAGTCAATGCAAGGGGAATGGTCGAACTCAACCAAGCGGTCCTAGTTTTAAATCTCCAAAAAGGAACCGTTTTTATGCATTCAAGGCTAGGGGTGAACACAAAAACTCTCCCAGCGTTGTGATGGGTATGTTACAAGCTTTCCCTATTAATGCCTGTGTTGTGCTTGACCCAGGTGCTACTCTTTGTTTTGTTACTTCTTTGGTagctaggaagtttgatgtaatTCCCGATGTTTTGATTGAACCCTTTCCGGTTTGTACCCTAATGGGTGACTCTGTGGTTGCAAAAAGAGTCTATAGGAAATGTCCTGTGATgctgcccaatagagttactcttgCTGATTTGGTAGAAAATGACATGTTTGACTTTGATATCATCTTGGGTTTGGATTAG